A section of the Methanococcus vannielii SB genome encodes:
- the metX gene encoding homoserine O-acetyltransferase MetX, which produces MKKGSVGNVETKTYALPNELVLKSGKTLKEVNIAYETYGKLNKDKNNAILVFHALSGNAHAAGIHKTDGKLGWWDALIGPLKCIDTNKYFVICSNVLGGCNGTTGPSSINPDTNKPYGIDFPVITISDMVTLQKNLIDHLGIKKLFSIIGGSMGGMQALEWCATYPEVINSAVIIATTSSSSPQQIAFNEIGRRAIMSDPKWDGGKYYYKNQPSEGLALARMIGHVTYLSKDSMHEKFGRCLQDKNEYGFNFETDFQVESYLKYQGDSFTKRFDANSYLYLTKALDYFDLTKNGSLSDAFEKLSAKIMIVSINSDWLYTPEEAKEIVSAMSTSGINVKYHEIKSIYGHDAFLIENGQMSYIISEFLSEKIVENIMTKNFSTIYENETIKKAASLMVSKNITHIPVVSNENKLLGIITAWDVSKSIAEENSIENIKISQMMTKNVITAFIDDKIEKIAIKMQEYNISCLPVVDQNGLVIGMISAENITNTITI; this is translated from the coding sequence ATGAAAAAGGGGTCTGTTGGAAATGTAGAGACAAAAACTTATGCTCTTCCAAATGAATTAGTGTTAAAAAGCGGTAAAACATTAAAAGAAGTAAATATTGCTTATGAAACATACGGGAAATTAAATAAAGATAAAAATAACGCAATTCTTGTATTTCATGCCCTTTCAGGAAATGCCCATGCTGCGGGAATCCATAAAACGGATGGCAAACTTGGATGGTGGGATGCATTAATTGGGCCTTTAAAATGTATCGATACAAACAAGTATTTTGTAATATGTTCAAACGTGTTAGGGGGCTGTAATGGGACTACTGGCCCTTCTTCAATTAATCCTGATACCAATAAGCCATATGGAATTGATTTTCCAGTTATAACTATTTCAGACATGGTTACACTTCAAAAAAATCTTATTGACCATTTAGGCATTAAAAAGCTGTTTTCAATTATTGGCGGATCGATGGGAGGCATGCAAGCTCTTGAATGGTGTGCTACGTACCCCGAAGTGATTAATTCAGCAGTAATAATTGCAACAACATCCTCCTCATCCCCCCAACAAATTGCATTTAATGAAATAGGTCGAAGGGCAATAATGTCTGACCCTAAATGGGATGGTGGAAAATATTATTATAAAAATCAGCCATCTGAAGGGTTAGCACTTGCAAGAATGATAGGGCATGTAACGTATTTGAGTAAAGATTCGATGCATGAAAAGTTTGGTCGGTGTCTTCAAGATAAAAATGAGTATGGATTTAACTTTGAAACAGACTTTCAAGTTGAAAGTTACTTAAAATACCAAGGAGATTCATTTACAAAAAGGTTTGATGCAAATTCATATCTTTACCTTACAAAAGCACTGGATTATTTTGATTTAACTAAAAACGGGTCATTATCTGATGCATTTGAAAAGTTATCTGCTAAAATAATGATCGTTTCTATAAATTCTGACTGGCTATATACTCCAGAGGAAGCTAAAGAAATAGTAAGTGCTATGAGTACATCGGGTATAAATGTAAAATATCACGAAATTAAGTCAATTTATGGGCACGATGCATTTTTAATTGAAAATGGGCAGATGAGTTACATAATTAGTGAATTTTTATCTGAAAAAATTGTGGAAAATATAATGACTAAAAATTTTTCAACGATATATGAAAACGAGACAATTAAAAAAGCAGCATCTTTAATGGTAAGTAAGAATATAACACATATTCCAGTAGTTTCTAATGAAAATAAACTTCTTGGAATTATAACTGCATGGGATGTTTCAAAATCAATTGCTGAAGAAAATTCAATTGAAAACATAAAAATCAGCCAAATGATGACTAAAAATGTAATAACTGCATTTATCGATGACAAAATTGAAAAAATAGCCATTAAAATGCAAGAATATAATATTTCATGCTTACCAGTTGTTGACCAAAATGGACTTGTTATTGGAATGATTTCTGCAGAAAACATTACAAATACTATTACCATATAA
- the nifS gene encoding cysteine desulfurase NifS encodes MYLDNSATSKIDSEVLNEMMPYLTENFGNSSTPYSLGKISKKAVDEARIKVASLIGANPKEIYFTSGGTESDNIAIKGVAYSLKNKGNHIITSIIEHPAVLETCKYLEKNGFSITYVPVQNDGIINISEVKRAITPSTILITIMHANSEIGTIQPIEEIGKIAKENGIYFHTDAVQSVGKIPVDVDSLNVDLLSMSSHKIHGPKGIGALYIRKGLKISPIIHGGGQEQNIRPGTENVPGIVGFGKACEIAKRDLEKNMVQMTFLRDELIKGVLQNIKESYLNGHPEKRLPNNAHFRFTGIEGESLLLRLNLKGIAVSTGSACSSKSLEPSKVLKSIGLENVDSHGSLRLSLSKDTTLKEVQQVILELVEVVEKLRNISALW; translated from the coding sequence ATATACCTGGACAATTCAGCTACGTCAAAAATTGATTCTGAAGTTTTAAATGAAATGATGCCTTACCTAACAGAAAATTTTGGAAATTCATCAACGCCGTATTCACTTGGAAAAATTTCTAAAAAAGCAGTTGATGAAGCAAGAATAAAAGTAGCTTCATTAATTGGTGCAAATCCTAAGGAGATATATTTTACAAGTGGGGGAACAGAATCGGACAATATTGCAATAAAAGGAGTTGCATATTCCCTGAAAAACAAAGGAAACCATATTATAACTAGTATTATTGAACATCCTGCAGTTCTTGAAACATGTAAATATTTGGAAAAAAACGGTTTTTCAATAACTTACGTACCTGTTCAAAACGATGGAATAATCAATATTTCAGAAGTTAAACGGGCAATAACTCCTTCAACAATACTTATAACAATAATGCATGCAAATAGTGAAATTGGAACTATTCAGCCAATAGAGGAAATAGGAAAAATTGCTAAAGAAAATGGTATTTATTTCCATACTGATGCCGTTCAAAGCGTCGGAAAAATTCCCGTTGATGTGGATTCATTAAATGTGGATTTACTTTCTATGTCGTCACATAAAATACATGGCCCAAAAGGGATTGGTGCTTTATATATTCGAAAAGGTTTAAAAATATCACCAATAATTCATGGCGGAGGACAAGAACAAAATATTCGGCCCGGAACTGAAAACGTGCCCGGAATTGTTGGTTTTGGAAAAGCATGTGAGATAGCTAAAAGAGATTTGGAAAAAAATATGGTACAGATGACTTTTCTCCGAGATGAATTAATCAAAGGAGTACTTCAAAATATAAAAGAATCTTATTTAAATGGACACCCTGAAAAAAGACTTCCAAACAATGCCCATTTTAGATTTACAGGAATTGAAGGGGAATCTTTACTTTTACGCCTAAATTTGAAAGGAATAGCCGTATCAACTGGATCTGCATGTTCTTCAAAGAGTTTAGAGCCTTCAAAAGTCTTAAAATCAATCGGGCTTGAAAACGTGGATTCCCATGGCTCACTTAGGTTAAGTTTAAGTAAAGATACTACATTAAAAGAAGTTCAACAAGTAATTTTAGAATTAGTTGAAGTTGTTGAAAAATTAAGAAATATATCTGCACTCTGGTGA
- the nifU gene encoding Fe-S cluster assembly scaffold protein NifU: protein MYSEKVMEHFSNPKNAGEIKNPSGVGTVGNPSCGDLMTIYIYVEDEIIKDIKFKTFGCGAAIATSSMITELSKGKPINEALKITKSDVADALDGLPPVKMHCSNLAADALHAAIADYLEKQKINP from the coding sequence ATGTATAGTGAAAAAGTAATGGAACACTTTTCAAACCCTAAAAATGCTGGCGAAATTAAAAATCCAAGCGGTGTTGGAACTGTTGGAAACCCTAGTTGCGGGGACTTGATGACAATTTACATTTATGTAGAGGACGAAATTATTAAAGATATAAAATTTAAAACTTTTGGATGCGGTGCTGCGATTGCAACTAGCAGTATGATAACCGAACTTTCAAAAGGTAAACCGATAAATGAAGCCTTGAAAATAACTAAAAGTGATGTTGCAGATGCACTTGATGGATTACCGCCTGTAAAAATGCACTGTTCAAATTTAGCAGCAGATGCGTTGCATGCAGCAATAGCTGATTACTTA